The following coding sequences are from one Phenylobacterium glaciei window:
- a CDS encoding ferredoxin--NADP reductase, which yields MTDVTAAAPAKKAGAFLYETVTWVQHWTDSLFSFRTTRDPAFRFQSGQFVMVGLEVDGKPLLRAYSIASPSWHDELEFYSIKVESGPLTSRLQKIAVGDQVLIGKKPTGTLVLDGLKPGKRLYMLGTGTGLAPWLSLARDPEVYDRFDEVIVTHTVRNVADLNYRELFETELPQDEILGEIVAPKLRYYPTVTREPFKHQGRITDLIASGKIFEDLGVPPLDPAVDRLMLCGGPSVLADLKILLEARGYVEGSLASPGDYVLERAFVET from the coding sequence ATGACCGATGTGACCGCCGCCGCCCCGGCCAAGAAGGCCGGCGCCTTCCTCTATGAGACCGTGACCTGGGTCCAGCACTGGACCGACAGCCTGTTCTCGTTCCGCACCACCCGCGATCCGGCCTTCCGCTTCCAGAGCGGCCAGTTCGTGATGGTGGGCCTGGAGGTCGACGGCAAGCCGCTGCTGCGCGCCTATTCCATCGCCTCGCCGTCCTGGCACGACGAGCTGGAGTTCTATTCGATCAAGGTCGAGAGCGGCCCCCTGACCTCGCGCCTGCAGAAGATCGCCGTCGGCGACCAGGTGCTGATCGGCAAGAAGCCCACCGGCACCCTGGTGCTGGACGGGCTGAAGCCCGGCAAGCGCCTCTACATGCTGGGCACCGGCACCGGCCTGGCCCCCTGGCTGAGCCTGGCCCGTGACCCAGAGGTCTATGACCGCTTCGACGAGGTGATCGTCACCCACACGGTGCGCAATGTCGCCGACCTGAACTACCGCGAACTGTTCGAGACCGAGCTGCCGCAGGACGAGATACTGGGCGAGATCGTCGCCCCCAAGCTGCGCTACTATCCCACCGTCACCCGCGAGCCCTTCAAGCACCAGGGCCGGATCACCGACCTGATCGCCTCGGGCAAGATCTTCGAGGACCTGGGCGTTCCGCCTCTGGACCCGGCCGTCGACCGTCTGATGCTGTGCGGCGGCCCCTCGGTCCTGGCCGACCTGAAGATCCTGCTGGAAGCCCGGGGGTATGTTGAGGGGTCTCTGGCCTCGCCGGGCGACTACGTGCTCGAGCGGGCCTTCGTCGAGACCTGA
- a CDS encoding 3D domain-containing protein: protein MGRHLAALAALPLLAFGGGAHAAPSDPIGDLLMNALTGTVPGSADYRLRATLYHAGAKGVGGLDSLGCKVVAMRTAAIDRNLIPRRTILFIKETVGLSMPDGGTHDGYWYASDVGGAIKGQRIDLFTGAGAGSMKPMRPLNLSQLTVTKAGQFKGCPPN, encoded by the coding sequence ATGGGACGCCACCTCGCCGCCCTGGCCGCCCTTCCCCTTCTGGCTTTCGGAGGCGGAGCGCATGCCGCGCCGTCCGACCCCATCGGGGACCTCCTGATGAACGCCCTGACCGGCACGGTGCCCGGTTCGGCTGACTACCGTCTGCGCGCGACGCTCTATCACGCCGGCGCCAAGGGCGTGGGCGGGCTGGACTCCCTGGGCTGCAAGGTCGTCGCCATGCGCACCGCCGCCATCGACCGCAACCTGATCCCGCGCCGCACGATCCTGTTCATCAAGGAAACTGTGGGCCTGTCCATGCCCGACGGCGGCACCCACGACGGTTACTGGTATGCCTCCGACGTGGGCGGCGCGATCAAGGGCCAGCGCATCGACCTGTTCACCGGCGCCGGTGCGGGCTCCATGAAGCCCATGCGTCCACTGAACCTCTCCCAACTGACGGTCACCAAGGCCGGCCAGTTCAAGGGCTGCCCGCCGAACTGA
- a CDS encoding glutathione S-transferase family protein codes for MRIFGDSISGNCLKVKWTADHLGLTYEWIETDVMKAQSRTPEFLAMNPAGQVPAVILDDGRPLAQSNAIILHLAEGSDLIPTDAYERARMLEWMFWEQYSHEPYVAVARFQVRFQGKPVADLEPKIVERGKAALQRLEDGLAASPFLVGDRVSLADVALVAYTREAGDGGFRLSDYPKVQAWIARTEKALKIA; via the coding sequence ATGCGCATCTTTGGCGACTCGATCTCAGGCAACTGCCTGAAGGTGAAGTGGACGGCCGATCATCTCGGCCTGACCTATGAGTGGATCGAGACCGACGTCATGAAGGCCCAGAGCCGGACGCCGGAATTCCTGGCCATGAACCCGGCCGGGCAGGTTCCCGCCGTGATCCTCGACGACGGCCGGCCGCTGGCCCAGTCCAACGCCATCATCCTGCACCTGGCGGAGGGATCGGATTTGATCCCCACCGACGCCTATGAGCGGGCCCGCATGCTGGAGTGGATGTTCTGGGAGCAGTACAGCCACGAGCCCTATGTGGCCGTCGCCCGTTTCCAGGTGCGGTTCCAGGGCAAGCCGGTGGCCGACCTGGAACCCAAGATCGTGGAGCGCGGCAAGGCCGCCCTGCAGCGGTTGGAGGATGGTCTGGCCGCGTCGCCCTTCCTGGTGGGCGACCGGGTCAGCCTCGCCGACGTCGCCCTGGTGGCCTACACGCGAGAGGCTGGCGACGGGGGTTTCAGGCTGTCGGACTATCCGAAGGTGCAGGCCTGGATCGCGCGGACCGAAAAGGCGCTGAAGATCGCCTAG
- a CDS encoding S1/P1 Nuclease, which yields MKIRALHLAALLLAAAPAPALAWGNMGHRMVGQAAMEGLPAAVPAFLRTPAAAAAVGELSREPDRSKGSGKVHDSNRDPGHFVDLEDDGRILGGPRLDALPPTRAEYEAALRAVGQDSWKGGYLPYSIVDQYQQLTTDFAYWRVEMAAEPRQKDKARRAWMHADRVRREQQVLSTIGYLSHFVGDGSQPLHISAHYNGWGDYPNPNGYTTAKVHGPFEEAFVGANVREPAVRAQMTPFKSCGCAIEKRVADYLAVAGAQAEPFYQLEKAGGFLGADPKGIAFATVRVAAGASELRDLVAEAWTASAGVKIGWPAVSVADVLAGKADPYEALYGRN from the coding sequence ATGAAAATCCGCGCCCTGCATCTCGCCGCTCTCCTGCTCGCCGCCGCGCCGGCGCCCGCCCTGGCCTGGGGCAATATGGGCCACCGGATGGTGGGGCAGGCGGCCATGGAGGGCCTGCCCGCCGCCGTGCCGGCTTTCCTACGCACCCCGGCCGCCGCCGCCGCCGTGGGGGAGCTCTCCCGTGAACCCGACCGCTCCAAGGGCTCGGGTAAGGTCCATGACAGCAACCGCGATCCAGGCCACTTCGTCGATCTGGAAGATGACGGCCGCATTCTGGGCGGACCGCGCCTGGACGCCCTGCCGCCCACCCGAGCGGAGTACGAGGCCGCCCTGCGCGCCGTGGGACAGGATAGCTGGAAGGGCGGTTACCTGCCCTATTCCATCGTCGACCAGTACCAGCAGCTCACCACCGACTTCGCCTACTGGCGCGTCGAGATGGCGGCCGAGCCGCGACAGAAGGACAAGGCCCGCCGCGCCTGGATGCATGCCGACCGCGTGCGCCGCGAGCAGCAGGTGCTGTCGACCATCGGCTACCTGTCCCACTTCGTCGGCGACGGCTCCCAGCCGCTGCATATCAGCGCGCACTACAACGGCTGGGGGGACTATCCGAACCCCAATGGCTACACCACCGCCAAGGTCCACGGGCCCTTCGAGGAGGCTTTCGTGGGCGCCAATGTCCGTGAGCCGGCGGTGCGCGCGCAGATGACGCCGTTCAAGTCCTGCGGCTGCGCCATCGAAAAGCGGGTGGCCGACTATCTCGCCGTCGCAGGGGCGCAGGCCGAGCCCTTCTACCAGTTGGAGAAGGCCGGAGGCTTCCTTGGCGCCGATCCGAAGGGGATCGCCTTCGCCACCGTCCGGGTCGCCGCTGGGGCGTCGGAACTGCGCGACCTGGTCGCTGAGGCCTGGACCGCCAGCGCGGGCGTCAAGATCGGTTGGCCGGCGGTCAGCGTGGCCGATGTGCTGGCGGGCAAGGCCGATCCCTACGAAGCGCTTTACGGGCGCAACTGA
- a CDS encoding low affinity iron permease family protein has product MSGFTAFFTKFSTAVSKWTGRPAVFAICCGLVVLWGLSGPMFGFSDTWQLVINTATTIITFLMVFLIQNTQNRDNNALHAKLDELIRVSEGENGFIGIENLTDKELEAILAECDKNATELRLVTKKGGARTDVPSLHASKKKAAVTSAKKAPAAKNKAA; this is encoded by the coding sequence ATGTCGGGGTTCACAGCCTTCTTCACGAAATTCTCGACGGCGGTGTCCAAATGGACCGGCCGGCCCGCAGTGTTCGCGATCTGCTGTGGCTTGGTGGTGCTTTGGGGACTGTCGGGGCCCATGTTCGGCTTTTCCGACACCTGGCAGCTGGTGATCAACACGGCCACCACCATCATCACCTTCTTGATGGTGTTCCTGATCCAGAACACCCAGAACCGCGACAACAACGCCCTGCACGCCAAGCTCGACGAGCTGATCCGCGTCTCGGAGGGCGAGAACGGCTTCATCGGCATCGAGAACCTCACCGACAAGGAACTCGAGGCGATCCTGGCCGAGTGCGACAAGAACGCCACGGAGCTGCGGCTGGTGACCAAAAAAGGCGGCGCCCGCACCGACGTGCCCAGTCTGCACGCCAGCAAGAAGAAGGCGGCGGTGACCTCCGCCAAGAAGGCGCCCGCCGCGAAGAATAAGGCCGCCTAG
- the folD gene encoding bifunctional methylenetetrahydrofolate dehydrogenase/methenyltetrahydrofolate cyclohydrolase FolD — protein sequence MTSAHTIDVKSLAELVRAQAAGEVAMLKAEHGIQPGLAVVLVGEDPASQVYVRSKGEHSQAAGMHSETHRLPAETTQDELMALVEQLNDDPKIHGILVQMPLPGHLDEKMVLAAMDPNKDVDGLTVVNAGLLASGMPALIPCTPLGCMLVLRQTLGNLSGKRAVVVGRSVLVGRPIAQLLLQADCTVTIAHSRTVDLPAVCREADILVAAVGRPQMIKGDWIKPGATVIDVGINRVPFRDPVKAAEGKTKLVGDVAFKEAEKVAANITPVPGGIGLMTVACLLANTVTAAKRINGLDG from the coding sequence ATGACCTCAGCCCACACCATCGACGTGAAGTCCCTGGCCGAACTGGTCCGCGCCCAGGCGGCCGGTGAAGTCGCCATGCTCAAGGCCGAGCATGGCATCCAGCCGGGCCTGGCGGTGGTGCTGGTGGGCGAGGATCCGGCCAGCCAGGTCTATGTGCGCTCCAAGGGGGAACATTCCCAGGCCGCGGGCATGCATTCGGAGACCCACCGGCTGCCCGCCGAGACGACGCAGGACGAGCTGATGGCCCTGGTGGAGCAGCTCAATGACGACCCCAAGATCCATGGCATCCTGGTCCAGATGCCGCTGCCGGGCCACCTGGATGAGAAGATGGTCCTGGCGGCCATGGACCCCAACAAGGATGTGGACGGCCTGACGGTGGTCAATGCCGGCCTGCTGGCCAGCGGCATGCCCGCGCTCATTCCCTGCACCCCGCTGGGCTGCATGCTGGTGCTGCGCCAGACCCTGGGAAATCTGTCGGGCAAACGCGCGGTGGTGGTGGGCAGATCAGTGTTGGTGGGCCGCCCGATCGCTCAGCTGCTGCTGCAGGCCGACTGCACGGTGACCATCGCCCATTCGCGGACCGTCGACCTGCCCGCCGTCTGCCGCGAGGCCGACATCCTGGTGGCCGCGGTCGGCCGTCCTCAGATGATCAAGGGCGACTGGATCAAGCCCGGCGCCACCGTCATCGACGTCGGCATCAACCGTGTGCCCTTCCGCGATCCGGTCAAGGCCGCGGAGGGCAAGACCAAGCTGGTGGGCGACGTGGCCTTCAAGGAGGCCGAGAAGGTCGCCGCCAATATCACCCCGGTCCCGGGCGGCATCGGCCTGATGACCGTGGCCTGCCTGCTGGCCAACACCGTCACCGCAGCCAAGCGCATCAATGGGCTGGACGGGTAG
- a CDS encoding ABC-type transport auxiliary lipoprotein family protein: protein MTRLQRLIRLSAVALTAVALTGCISLFPKSKPANLYQFDYVMPADAAAPTAPGDLFGVLKLANGFTKAAAGDRIMTLTGGSDVAYIAEARWASPASVLFDEAVNKAFDQDGAPAHLIGRGEIGKSDYVLKLDVREFQVTYAAPKGRPSVVVNVHATLTKSGDRSLVAERSFTKTVAADDDRQAAIVRAFNVAVSGVLRDLVEWTSALGKTGT, encoded by the coding sequence ATGACCCGTCTGCAGCGCCTGATCCGGCTCTCGGCCGTGGCCCTGACCGCCGTGGCCCTGACCGGCTGCATCTCGCTCTTCCCCAAGAGCAAGCCGGCCAACCTCTACCAGTTCGACTACGTCATGCCCGCCGACGCCGCGGCGCCGACGGCTCCTGGTGACCTGTTCGGGGTGCTGAAGCTCGCCAACGGTTTCACCAAGGCCGCGGCCGGCGACCGGATTATGACGCTCACCGGCGGCAGCGACGTGGCCTATATCGCCGAGGCCCGCTGGGCGTCGCCTGCCTCGGTGCTTTTCGACGAGGCGGTGAACAAGGCCTTTGACCAGGACGGCGCACCCGCGCACCTGATCGGCCGCGGCGAGATCGGCAAGTCCGACTATGTGCTGAAGCTCGACGTCCGCGAGTTCCAGGTCACCTATGCCGCCCCCAAGGGCCGGCCCTCGGTGGTGGTGAATGTCCATGCCACCCTGACCAAGTCCGGCGATCGCAGCCTGGTGGCGGAACGCAGCTTCACCAAGACCGTGGCCGCCGACGATGACCGGCAGGCCGCCATTGTGCGCGCCTTCAACGTCGCGGTCAGCGGCGTGCTGAGGGATCTGGTGGAATGGACCTCGGCGCTTGGAAAGACGGGGACCTAA
- a CDS encoding MlaD family protein encodes MEKDANYALVGLSTLILFLGMVIFGVWLAKVQFSRDYQLYDIVFQGPINGLTQGGEVRFNGIKVGEVTKIELARDNPKNVVARARVTSDVPIRVDSVATLEPQGITGVNYIQISAGTPSKPLLKDVTAEGKVPVIRSQRSTLSDLLEGGGTVLSRTVEALDRVNKVLSDQNVKTFSAALSDTQAVTAELRERKAVIADAQKALQSIDTAAQSFAQLGQSGQELVDGDGKRTMKNVADAAEEAKAAAKDLRQIMGKLEGPTSDFATTGLPQLTAAAVQLQSTAEALERLANELQTNPRGAVGKPAAKEIEVKP; translated from the coding sequence CCTGATCCTGTTCCTGGGGATGGTGATCTTTGGTGTGTGGCTGGCCAAGGTCCAGTTCAGCCGGGACTACCAGCTGTACGACATCGTCTTCCAGGGCCCGATCAACGGCCTGACCCAGGGCGGTGAAGTGCGCTTCAATGGTATCAAGGTGGGCGAGGTCACCAAGATCGAGCTGGCCCGTGACAATCCCAAGAACGTGGTGGCCCGCGCCCGCGTCACCTCCGACGTGCCGATCCGCGTGGACTCCGTGGCCACCCTGGAGCCCCAGGGCATCACCGGGGTGAACTATATCCAGATCAGCGCCGGCACGCCGTCCAAGCCGCTGCTGAAGGACGTCACCGCCGAGGGCAAGGTGCCGGTGATCCGAAGCCAGCGCAGCACCCTGTCAGACCTTCTTGAAGGCGGCGGCACGGTGCTGAGCCGCACCGTCGAGGCCCTGGACCGGGTCAACAAGGTGCTGTCGGACCAGAACGTGAAGACCTTCTCCGCCGCGCTGAGCGACACCCAGGCGGTGACCGCCGAACTGCGCGAACGCAAGGCGGTGATCGCCGACGCCCAGAAGGCCCTGCAGAGCATCGACACCGCCGCGCAATCCTTCGCCCAGCTCGGCCAGTCGGGTCAGGAACTGGTGGACGGCGACGGCAAGCGGACGATGAAGAACGTCGCCGACGCGGCCGAAGAGGCCAAGGCCGCGGCCAAGGACCTGCGTCAGATCATGGGCAAGCTGGAGGGTCCCACCAGCGACTTCGCCACCACCGGCCTGCCGCAACTGACCGCCGCCGCCGTGCAGCTGCAATCCACCGCCGAGGCGCTCGAGCGCCTGGCCAACGAACTCCAGACCAATCCCCGGGGCGCCGTCGGCAAGCCGGCCGCCAAGGAAATCGAGGTGAAGCCATGA